The DNA region TTTGACTTTTAACCCCACGCCACCCGCTTTAGTGCGAATGTAACCTAATCCAAAGTAACCATCAGCCGTTTCTGTATAACTGGTAAGTTTGCCGACCTTTTCATCTCCAACTGCGATCGCACTTCCAACTTCAGCAGGGGCACTGAGTCTTATACCCAAAAGGTGTTGTTTTACACCTTTATATGTATTTAATCGAGCAATAGTTTCTTGCCCAATATAGCAACCTTTAGTAAAAGAAATTGTTTGCCACAAACCAACTTCCAGAGGATTGTAATCATCTGTAAGTTCCGCATCTGGGGCGGGGCGGCCTTGTAATATTCGCAAGGCATCCCAAGCGCGATCGCTCATTTCTACTGCCCCAGCTTCTAACAATTTATTCCACACTGTTGCTTTGTCAGTATTGGGGAAAGTAAAAGTATATCCGGGAGCAGCTAACCCACTACCCACAGCAATCCGCACTCCTTCAGCCGGAGCAATGGTGTATACTTTGTGACTTCCGTAAGGTTGCCCGATGAGTTCGCCAATACCCAACTTTTCTAAAACAGCGTCGCTTCGTGGGCCAATGAGGCTGAAGGTGTTGGTGTATTCTGTAATATCAGATAATTCCACTTTATCGGCAAAGAAAATATATTTATCCAGCCATTCCATGAGATATTGGCGGCGGTTGGGTGAAACTAGCAGGATTACTGCATCTTCTCTAACGTAGGCGGTTGCTAAATCAATTGTTCTGGCTGTGGAAGTCACGAAAACTGT from Nostoc commune NIES-4072 includes:
- the ygfZ gene encoding CAF17-like 4Fe-4S cluster assembly/insertion protein YgfZ, which codes for MPTSTIDDKDAAAIQAARIGVAICDRTAWGRIKVAGDDRLNFLHNQSTNNFQILKPGQGCDTVFVTSTARTIDLATAYVREDAVILLVSPNRRQYLMEWLDKYIFFADKVELSDITEYTNTFSLIGPRSDAVLEKLGIGELIGQPYGSHKVYTIAPAEGVRIAVGSGLAAPGYTFTFPNTDKATVWNKLLEAGAVEMSDRAWDALRILQGRPAPDAELTDDYNPLEVGLWQTISFTKGCYIGQETIARLNTYKGVKQHLLGIRLSAPAEVGSAIAVGDEKVGKLTSYTETADGYFGLGYIRTKAGGVGLKVKVGETEGEVIEIPFVSHDYP